The following proteins are encoded in a genomic region of Coffea eugenioides isolate CCC68of chromosome 6, Ceug_1.0, whole genome shotgun sequence:
- the LOC113774909 gene encoding CDPK-related kinase 7-like, translating into MGLCHGKPIEPPRHLSENPIIPSDNEPALSTTQTGKTPKFPFYSPSPLPSGFKNSPANSSVSSTPLRLFKRPFPPPSPAKHIRALLARRHGSVKPNEATIPEGSECEIGLDKSFGFAKNFVSHYELDEEVGRGHFGYTCSAKGKKGSLKGQDVAVKVIPKSKMTTAIAIEDVRREVKILRALTGHKSLVQFYESYEDEDNVYVVMELCKGGELLDRILSRGGKYSEEDAKAVMVQILSVVAYCHLQGVVHRDLKPENFLFTSKEEHSPLKAIDFGLSDYVKPDERLNDIVGSAYYVAPEVLHRSYGTEADMWSIGVIAYILLCGSRPFWARTESGIFRAVLKADPSFDEAPWPSLSADAVDFVKRLLNKDYRKRLTAAQALSHPWLAGHHDLKIPLDMIIFKLVKAYTCSSLLRKAALGALAKTLTIPQLTYLREQFTMLGPNKSGYVSVQNFKSAVTRMSTDAMKDSRVLEYVSLVSCLQYKKMDFEEFCAAAISVHQLEGMESWEQHARRAYELFEKDGNRPIMIEELASELGLSPSVPVHVVLQDWIRHSDGKLSFLGFVRLLHGVSSRTFQKA; encoded by the exons ATGGGACTTTGTCATGGAAAACCAATCGAACCGCCAAGACATCTATCAGAAAATCCAATAATCCCCTCAGATAATGAGCCTGCATTAAGTACTACTCAAACAGGGAAAACACCAAAGTTTCCATTTTACAGTCCAAGTCCATTGCCAAGTGGATTCAAGAACTCACCAGCAAACTCCAGTGTTAGTTCGACACCTCTGAGGTTATTTAAGAGGCCGTTTCCTCCACCATCACCGGCTAAGCATATTAGAGCATTGCTTGCAAGGAGGCATGGCTCAGTCAAGCCTAATGAGGCTACCATTCCTGAGGGAAGTGAGTGTGAGATTGGACTGGATAAGAGTTTTGGATTCGCAAAGAATTTTGTAAGCCATTATGAGCTTGATGAAGAGGTGGGTCGTGGACATTTTGGTTATACCTGTTCCGCCAAAGGCAAGAAAGGGAGCTTGAAGGGGCAGGACGTTGCTGTCAAAGTCATCCCAAAATctaag ATGACTACGGCAATTGCAATTGAAGATGTGAGACGAGAAGTTAAAATACTACGTGCTTTAACCGGGCATAAGAGCTTGGTGCAGTTCTATGAGTCCTACGAGGATGAAGACAATGTTTATGTCGTGATGGA ATTATGTAAAGGGGGAGAGTTGTTGGATAGAATACTTTCAAG GGGTGGCAAATACTCAGAAGAGGATGCTAAAGCTGTCATGGTCCAGATTTTAAGTGTGGTTGCCTACTGTCATCTCCAAGGTGTTGTTCACCGTGACTTGAAACCTGAG aattttctttttacttCGAAGGAGGAACATTCTCCTCTTAAAGCTATTGACTTCGGCCTTTCAGATTATGTGAAACCAG ATGAAAGGCTGAATGATATTGTTGGAAGTGCATATTATGTGGCACCTGAAGTTTTACATCGATCATACGGAACAGAAGCTGACATGTGGAGTATAGGTGTGATTGCTTATATTCTTCTATGTGGAAGCAGACCCTTTTGGGCACGGACAGAATCAGGAATCTTTAGAGCGGTCCTTAAGGCTGACCCTAGCTTTGATGAAGCCCCGTGGCCGTCATTGTCTGCTGATGCAGTGGATTTTGTGAAGAGGTTGCTAAACAAAGATTACAGGAAAAGGCTTACTGCAGCTCAGGCTTTGA GTCATCCATGGCTCGCCGGACATCACGATCTCAAGATACCTTTGGATATGATAATATTTAAGCTAGTAAAAGCTTATACATGTTCTTCCCTTCTCAGAAAAGCTGCTTTAGGG GCTCTTGCCAAAACACTGACAATACCACAACTAACATATCTTCGGGAGCAATTCACAATGTTGGGACCAAACAAAAGTGGATATGTATCAGTACAAAACTTTAAATCG GCTGTGACAAGGATGTCCACTGATGCAATGAAAGATTCAAGGGTTTTGGAATATGTTAGCCTG GTGAGTTGTCTTCAGTACAAAAAAATGGACTTTGAAGAGTTCTGTGCAGCTGCAATAAGTGTGCACCAGCTTGAAGGCATGGAAAGCTGGGAGCAACATGCACGCCGTGCTTACGAGCTTTTTGAGAAGGATGGGAACAGACCGATTATGATAGAGGAACTTGCATCA GAGCTCGGACTTAGTCCGTCAGTCCCTGTTCATGTAGTTCTGCAGGACTGGATACGACATTCTGATGGAAAACTCAGTTTCTTGGGATTTGTTAGACTTCTACATGGAGTTTCCTCGCGAACATTTCAGAAGGCTTGA
- the LOC113773960 gene encoding uncharacterized protein LOC113773960, which yields MGKPVYIKKNEPKRVRARCKDPCPWYVFVSIEKALGTADLVVKTMYDKHENCNHAWKNKNLKANWLSNRYMERIRSNTCMPTWEIRQTVHEEYQTQISKWVASNARKLAVKMIQGSAEAQYKKIWEYCAEIKKTHEGSTMEIMFTPFRGPGGNPKFMRLYCCLGPLKKGFKDGRRPIIGLDGCHLKGIYKGQLLTAIAADPNNGWWPIAWAVVEREATEQWTWFLKYLSEDLEIENQCHYTFISDQQKV from the coding sequence ATGGGAAAGCCAGTGTACATAAAGAAGAATGAACCAAAGAGGGTGAGAGCCAGGTGTAAAGATCCATGTCCATGGTATGTGTTTGTCTCAATTGAAAAGGCACTTGGCACAGCAGATTTGGTTGTGAAGACAATGTATGACAAGCATGAAAACTGTAATCATgcttggaaaaataaaaatttgaaagcCAATTGGTTGTCAAATAGATATATGGAGAGAATTAGATCAAACACTTGCATGCCAACTTGGGAGATTAGGCAAACAGTGCATGAGGAGTATCAAACCCAAATTTCTAAATGGGTGGCTTCTAATGCGAGGAAATTGGCTGTCAAAATGATACAAGGGTCGGCTGAAGCCCAATACAAGAAAATTTGGGAGTATTGTGCTGAGATAAAGAAGACACATGAAGGGAGTACAATGGAGATAATGTTTACTCCATTTAGAGGACCAGGGGGTAATCCTAAATTCATGAGGTTATACTGCTGTTTAGGACCACTGAAGAAGGGATTCAAGGATGGCCGTAGGCCAATAATAGGCCTAGATGGTTGCCATCTAAAGGGGATTTATAAAGGACAGTTACTAACTGCCATTGCTGCAGACCCGAATAATGGATGGTGGCCTATTGCCTGGGCAGTTGTGGAGAGAGAAGCAACTGAGCAGTGGACTTGGTTTCTCAAATATCTAAGTGAGGACTTGGAAATCGAAAATCAGTGTCACTATACCTTTATATCAGATCAGCAAAAGGTATGA